Part of the Lolium rigidum isolate FL_2022 chromosome 6, APGP_CSIRO_Lrig_0.1, whole genome shotgun sequence genome, ATGTGGTATTATTGTGAATGTCTGATAACTTTACAGGGAGCGGTGAACACTACGCCATGGGAGTTGCACCCGGATGGGCTGGGATACATGATAGTTGATGCTGCAACCAGAATGATGAAGGAAAATGAGAGTGAGATGATGGTTACCAAGAATAAGCCAAACTGGGGGATAGTTTGCAGTCCCAAACTTGTCAGTCAATATTGCGGTTCAACCAATTTCCTGTGGAAAATCGTAAAAAAAAATATAGGAACATCAGACATGATCGATCTAATTGTTTTATTGTTTGGTAACATGAATTGAATTGGACACATTAATTTGACCTTGCTTCTGTTCATTCTTTAGGTCCAATTCCTGGTGCAGCCATGGGTGTACAGGAATGTTGGGTATGCAGTGGAAAATTGCAGTATGGTAAGCTTGGAGTGCTAACACTGATTCAGCTAAGGATAAATGTATGCATGACTGGAAGAgggagttagggcatctccaacggggcgacccatcccgcgcccgcgcgtccggatgggtccagccggacaaaaatgcggcccaacgcggggacgcaccgcaaaagcggatggccgcggcgtccggaacgacgcagtttgcgtggccgcggatgacaCGCGGCGTCttcgcgtgtccgcctggtccgcgtgGCTGACCCAcatgtcggtgccccagtcctattaaatgtggactggggagggggactgtccctatccagtccccactctccactccggccgcacgcgcgagctcgaagcttccgcgccgccatggccccgaagcgtgaGTTCgcgccgtccgccaacgaccacgaggccggcagcagccggccagtcgcgccgccggcgttctCCATGGGGCCGTcggcgacgcccagacgcgaccggatctacgtcaccgtagcggtggcgcagatgttctgggacgccggcgtcccaatgccgtggggggacgtgcacctcccccacggctggcacctaagcccagatcgggttccggtgccgcccatcccggcgtccggccgcgcccgcgtcgcggagatccggaggcgccgcgcgcagctgccggcggatctccaggaggaccccgcgtacggtgacgcaagtcccaactgggacttgtggttcgaggtggagcacgatgcgcgccggcgcacgtgcttcacgtcggcgacgtcgcggcctcgcgcgcagccgcgaacacctgcaaggcgggcaggccgccgccccggcggcctgtaCATCGACGAGCCCCAGCCCCATCCCCAGCAGCAGCCCCTGCCGCAGGCccagcagcaggaggacgaggacgacccggagctgcaggcggcgcttgcggcgtcccgcgagcagtgcGACCTCgatgagctggccaaatggccgcacctcgccgagacgctacGCGCCTCCGCCCTGGCGGAGAAGGCTAGGAAGGCCCAGGAgaacgcccaggcggaggcgtgggccttcctagagatggcgcgccggcaggaggaggacacgcgccaggcgacgctccgggaggaggagtagCGCCGTGCCGCgctcctggcggaggaggagcgccgggccgcgctccgggcggaggaggaggagcagctccgcaaggagtccgcgcggagggcacgactgcgcaggccggcgagcccgccgaacccgcactccgcctgggaaagaaCGCAGTGGTCgccctcgccggagtccccgccgccctccgcgtttcgagccggaacagcgcttcgccgccggggggcgtcgtcgtcatcgacgccgccgacgacgagtactactgggggtagtactgccggcggtcaccgcgtgctcgcaaaccctggctagggtttacttttttttttagtttaaagcccatatagggctttcttttgtgtaaaaattgcccaaaatagggctaagtttaattgccaactagtttaaatttattttttattgttttcctttttcattttgatttttgttttatttattacatatgcgctgcgtttgcgcgttgggcgcagcttgcgacccaaacggacacgcggacgcgggccgctctccgcgtgtccgctcggccacccaaacggcccaaaacggacggcccagtgcGTCCATTTGGGTCGCGCTGTTGGAGATATCCTTACTGAATGGTTGTTGCTGTTTGTTTCAGATTTTCGTGCCCCTGAAAAAAGAAGATGCATGGAGCATGTATGCTCTGTACATGTAGAGGAAGATACTGAATGTGCTTGACCCGGTTCTCACAAACAAAGATGAAGATGTATacggggagtgatgttttggcacatgggagcgtatgcttcctttattttgaaatacatgttacacacattttaaaatgttaaaaaaattgaaacaaaaatttcgcacgtacatattcatgtgctacgcgctcacaaagtcgtttcatgaaaaaccgacatgtcatgtgacgtgtgtaaaaaagacaaaattcggtgctgaaacaaagacttgtcacaagataaattttctctttttcgcttagactacaaaaaataacattttttcgtgaaacttgacgaatacacatatattatggagacgtACATGTAGATATTTTTGTCAAAaaattttaacacttggaaatatgtttttatggtagagggatcatacgcatccgggaaccgaattgagtttctgatgtATACGCAGCAAAACATGGCGACAGTGCCCGCCATGTCCTGGAAGGCATCGCGGCCATTCGAAGAGCTATGGAGGACGGATGAGTCATTGACTATGACAAGTGGGATATCTCCTACAATTTATTGATAGATCCACCTTGCGGCAGGCAGTTTAGCAGAAAAAAATATACAAATCTCCATTTGCTATACTGTGGCTATGAACAAAAGTTTCAAAATGCATGAGTACACTAACTGAACTTTAAAAAACGGGCTTTGCATGATGATTATGAGCTCCAGCCTCAGTTTGATGTACTGTACGAAGATGAATGTAGGTTGATTAAAGCATTATGTGCAATTCGTACTAACATCACTATCGGATTGTAATCTCAAGCGGTTGCTTCCCTGATAAGGGCTACTGAAAAAACTACTCTGTATTAATGCAAGACTTGGTTGTGTTAAAAATGTGTTTGTGCATATCATCGGCAAGACATGGCAAATGAACTGAACAATGCTACACGAACACGTCGTGTACGGAGGTTAAATAGGCAATGGCCAACACAACTCCAACTTAGGACTGTCTGGGTCGGTGTTGTCAACGATCTGCCAGGCTCATGCTCAACGGTCTGATGGCCCATGCTAACGGTTTGATGGCACAGGAAATGAGCTGGGCCATCACCTGTCAACGGTCCGCAGAGTTCTCAGCAGCTCATTAAACACGGGCCTGGAGTTTGTGTATGTACCTGTGCCAAAGTCTATACTACAGACAATACGAACTGCTAAAAAAGAGATTACACACAATACAACAGCTGGACACAACCATGACACATATCACGAATAAAGACGGACTATTGAGATACGGAGCTacgtgtagctcggcctccatatGGAATTTCGATATTGTATTGTAGTTCTTAGAGGAAAGCAAATAAAACTATTATGGTTCAGCATCACAAGATCTTGAGCCGTTCTTATAATTCCTTGCTCCTCTGCAATATGGAGAACCTTCTCAGGAAATCAAATATTTCTATTGCTTGCATTGGTTTCTTTTTCCTAGACATAAGTGTTTCATATCTTACTTTGTCCAATATGACCCAAGATAAATATATTTATATTGCGGTGTATATtgttttgctcaaaacaaatggcATAATTTTCTTTGGTGATTTTATTCTACATGCAACATTTGTGCCCTCTAGAAAGAGACATTCTAAGCCTAACAGAAGGGGCAATGTTTACGAAAATAACTCATCATTTTCAGTGCCGCATGTTCTGCTGTTGGTCCATGTGTTGCGTTAATAATACCTATAAGTGTTTGCACTGATTTTTGGAGCATGTAAATGTGGCCCTAGTCTACAAGTATGTAGTATTATGCAAACAAAGATATGAACTGGCAACCTAAATGCGTGCTACCACACCGGCCATGCTATGACAAAATGAATAGAAGGCAGCGCGGCGAAGCGAGCTTCTTCGTCTAGTTCTATTTCAAGTCAATGCACAGCCAGCATCAACTGACCCAGTTGTTATGCATATAGCGCCGCTTCTATTTCTTCCTCGAGTTTTGATGATTCATCAGAAAAAGTGACAACATAATCAGTGAAACTAGTGATATAGTGTTGCTTCTAAAAAAAAACTCACGAGAGTTATCATGTTTGGTCGCCTCCTTTATAAAATTTTCGCCATTGCTAGGGTCAATAAGTTTGAGCATCAATTTCCGGGATCCCATGTTTGATTTATCTTCCATCTAGAAATTTAAGCTTTGTTTTGGACTTTTCATGTCATGCGTGTGGTAATCGACTAGCCGTCTCTCTCGCATAGTCCCATGTGTTCCGCGTGGTGGTGACATGCATTACGTCTACAAAGTGATTTGTATTACTAATAATTACCATCAGGTCAGCGGTCAGCCAACAGGCTGGAGTTTCTTGGCCTGGACCCTGGAGTACAAGACTTGGAGTGTCTTGACAAACGTTTGTCCCTGTCGAGGCCCAGGGAGCGTCAACGGTTGGCACGCGAGGTGGCTTTCAGAGCGCGGGGAAAACGTACCCTCAATAACACATTCaacgtttctcaaaaaaaaaaaaaaataacacaTTCAACGCATCCACCTAAAAACGTTTTTCAGCTTAGACCGTATGGCTCGGTGTTTATGCACCCATTatgaaaaattacatagaatataAATTTAAATATTAGAAAAATGTGGAAAAAATCTGCATGTACAGCTAGACGTTTTATGCTGGCACACAAAGTATCACGAGAATAAAACATTTTTGTAACATGACtataaaacacaaaaaatatcTCGTCAGTAGTCAGAATTGGAGCAtaatttttttccttcttttacGCAAGCCACAGAAAAGTTATTCTTACCTGAATCTttatgtacgaacataaaatgttcgGACGCAGCCGTGAAATTTATCTTCATTGATAGTTAGGAATGTGCTTATGCAGCTAAGAGAGAAAATGGATTTCCGTTTCATTACATGCATATAAACATTACCAAATCATCGCTCATCGATATAATTAACGTGTACACATACCTAAGTATAGACGggtcccccgcaaaaaaaaaagtatagaCGGGTCTATAACTAAAACATATCTACACGTATTTCAAAATAGGGGTAGTACATTGTAGAAAAAAATTCCATATACCACCAGGAAAACTTTTGACTCTTTTGTGCCACAACACCCTATGTGCACCAGAAAATTTAGTAATTTCAAATAAAGTTAAAAAAATAGTTTTTTAGGAGTTAAACATGAtgaagtattgtactcgtataaaatTATTTGAATCTCTATGTAGCACAGACGTGGCAAATTTGGCATTGTATACCCCGCGTCTCCCAATTGATGTACGTGTATATAAACACTACCAGATCATCAATAcaattcatctctctctctcctctaagTCTCTAACACTGTCTCTCCGGCCGCTTCACCTGTTCAGAAAAAACCACAAGCATATGGAGAAGGTGACATGCTGCTGCCTCCGGAATGGAGCACCGTCCCGAAGTTACTTCAAGCCCTCACTACCCTACACCATTACGCGATCCACATCGCCACCACTGCCACCGTGCAGGCGTTCTATCTTCATGTTCCGCTGCATCCTGAACAACCCCAAGAAAGCCACCGGGAACAGTGTCGTCGACGTCACCGCCGGCCGCAACACGAGGCCGCGAGGTGGATTCAGCTTCGACTTCGAGCAGTACATGTCTGCCAACGGCAAGGCTGTGAACGAAGCGCTGGACCGCGCCTTGCCTGTTTGCCAGCCCGAGCGCCTCAACGAGTCCATGCGCTACTCCGTCCTCGCTGGCGGCAAGCGTGTGCGCCCCATCCTCGCCATCGCCGCGTGCGAGCTCGTCGGCGGCTCCGCGGCCGCGGCCACCCCCGTCGCCTGCGCCGTGGAGATGGTCCACACCATGTCGCTCATCCACGACGACATGCCGTGCATGGACGACGACGCCCTTCGCCGCGGCCGCCCGGCCAACCACGTCGCCTTCGGCGAGGACACCGCGCTGCTCTCGGGCGACGCGCTCCTCGCTCTGGCGTTTGGGCACCTTGCCCGCGGCTGCGCGGACCTGGGTGTTGTCCCCGCGGAGCGCGCGCTTCGGGCCGTGGCCGAGCTCGGGAACGCCGCGGGTGCCGGGGGCGTGGCCGCCGGACAGGTCGCCGACAAGGCGTCCGAGGGCAAGCCCGTGAGCCTCGCCATGCTGGAGTATATCCACCTACATAAAACCGCGCGGCTCATCGAGGCCGCAGCCGTGTGCGGCGCCATTGTTGGTGGAGGTACGGACGGCCAGATTGAGAGTGTCCGGCGGTACGCGCGCTCCGTCGGCCTCCTCTTCCAGGTGGTGGACGACGTGCTGGACGTGACGCGCACGTCGGAGCAGCTCGGGAAGACGGCGGGTAAGGACCAGGCAGCCGACAAGGCCACGTACCCGAAGCTTCTGGGCGTCGAGCAGGCGCAGGCCTACATGGCCGAGCTCCTGGCGATGGCCGAGGCGGAGCTCCAGGGGTTCGACGCCGAGCGCGCCGCGCCGCTACACCATCTGGCAAGGTTCATTGCCTACAGGCAGAACTGATGACAAGGTCGTCGTGTAGTCTCGACGTACATACACGTTTTGTAATCATGTTTCGTAaaattgctgttcttctttggttttccctacttcttccttAATCGGTTTCGAAGTTTGTAATGTATTAGAGATGTTATGAGTTGCAGTCTCATCTCCCATTGATTGAAATGACAAATGTTTCGTAATCATGTTCCTACTGCATGCTAGCTAGTACTTGAGTTTCTGATATCGATCATGATCAGACTTGTTTCATCTGAACTTTGCTCGCtgagctcaaaaaaaaaaaaatgctcgCTGCTGCTAGCTGACGTGTTGCATCATGACGAAGAACTGTCCAGTTATAATACTGATGCACAGCTGTAGACACGTAATGAAAAAGTCCAAAATAAACCTTAAATTTGTAGGCGTTAGctaaattaaaccctaaacttTGAATCCCGGTAATCCATACTCTGAATCCCGGTCTATTTTCAACCCTAGATCTGTTTAAACTGGAATTTTGCTATCGTGGCTATTGACCCCTAAAAAATAGATAAAGTCCAAGTTAACTGAGATAATTAGCTACTCCGTGATATACAGGGCCCACCTGTCATaatcatcttcatcctcttctcACTTCAATCCTCTCCCACCATCGCGTCATCCCAATCGAGCGCAGCGGCGTGGTCAGCCATTTCTAGCGGAGAACATGGCAAAGTCCCCTGCTCCCTCCGCAACTCTGGGCGGACTTCGACATGTCTCTCTCGTCCCCTGCACCCGTGCCATCGGCCACATCGTGGTCAGCCACCTCCCCGGGCGAGGAAGCTTGCCCTCTGCCGCCAGGGATCGGCGAAACTTGTCCTCGACTGGCAAGTGCTCGACCCGCTCTCCCTCGGTAGTATGACTCAAGGGGCTTGGCGAGCAGGCACATTGCATCTCCGCCACCATTGCCGTGCATGCAAGATCTAGCGCAACTCGCCTCGTGGAATCGATTTCGCGCCATCAACCTTCCCGGACGCGGCTAGCCTCGGGGATGTCGCCTCCGTCATCGGTCGGCCTCGCCGTGCCGCCTACCACCGGCGGCGAGCAGCCTCTAGTGGACTGGACAGAGGTAGAGAAGGCAGAGTCGTCGGAAAAAAAAATACCGGTTTTGTATTGATTAAATTCCTGACCGGTGGGTCTGTATCATCAATGAGACAAGCATGTTATCCCGGTTTTATTAGTTGCTTTCCCGGTGTGCCAAGCATACATAAGGTTCAAAATAGACCGGAATTCGAGAGTTCAGTGTACCGATTAGCGGGATTCAAAGTTTAGGGTATGATTTAGCTAACACCTATGACTTTAAGGTTTATTTTGGACTTTTTCCGACACGTAAGTTGCACATTTGTGATGTTGACAGGTAGTGTTGTTTGCcgaaatctatatctatacctacttTAATAATAAAGAgagaagcgtttccgtggtttggtccggcAGTTTACGCTTTCGTCCGTCGTAGTTTACGCCTTCGTCCATCGCAACAAGGGTCGCACCAAGGGTTGTACCAATCAAATCAACCTAATAATAAAGAgagaagcgtttccgtggtttgaTCCGGCAGTTTACGCTTTCATCCGTCGTAGTTTACGTCTTCGTCCATCGCAACAAGGGTCGCACCAAGGGTTGTACCAATCAAATCAAACTCGAATCGGACTCTACTCCCGGGACATCGAATACGGTAGGCATGGCCTAGTGGCCTACACCACCATCGAGAAAACAACTCCAGGATGTACACGTTTCCTACACGTGAGATGGAACTGGCGACGTGAGATAAAAGGAAACCAAATCATAGTCAAACCGGCGACCAACGCAAGCTAGAGAAACGGAAAGGATTGACTAACCTGGCGTCGTTTTCGGTCTGGTCTCCCGGCCTTGCTAAAAAATACTCATCATATATACAGAAGCTCAATTAATGTATGTGTCAACCTAGCGAGACCCAACCCAAATCAATCAACTATCATGAAGGGTTTCTTTGGTCGAGGATCAAAGGTCCACGAAAAGATGTCGCATTTATTTTTAGTTCTGTGCTGAATGCAAAATTCAACCTTTATGTTTCTTCAAAGTTGAGGCAAACCTCTTACTAGATGGATGAGGGACAGCTAGATGAACAATCGACAAACTGTAAAATCAAGAGTACTTTTACGTATGCATGGTATACTAAATTTTTTAAGCTTCtcttcccggtgcaacgcacgggtatttttcctAGTCAAATCAAATGGGATTTCAAAACCATATTTGGTCAATAGCTAAGCTAGCACGTCGTCATCTGCATCTGCACGTACAAGAGGTAAAATTAAGCGGAGAATCACACAAGTCACTACTCACTAGTCCATCATCGTTATTTTCTGACTAGTTCAGAGCTGACGCCAGACGCGCAAGGGGTAGTAAATTAACCAAGCATACGCGCTCCTTGTTGGACTTTAGATCGTTGGCAACTCAGCACTGGCTACCATTTTGAGTCCGGCCGTGTTTTTTCAAGGGATTAATCGTAATTAATTACTGGTACTAGTTGAGATGAGATACAAAATGATAGAACAAAATCCGGAATTTTTCCCACCTCCTCCGCGCCGATGTGTTCGGcttcttttgttttttgttttgttttggcgacTAGGAACTTTCAACGCCTTGGTTCTCGCTCTTTTTTAACACAACTTCTACATAATCAATGAATTTAGCAGCTCTCGTGTTgacattcagaaaaaaaatcaaatgggAAGCGGAGAATCACAGCAAGTCACTACTCACTAGTCCATCATCGTTATTTTCTGACTAGTTCAGAGCTGACGCCAGACGCGCAAGGGGTAGTAAATTAACTAAGCATACGCACTCCTTGTTGGACTTCAGATCGTTGGCAACTCATAGCATCTTCACCagtgtcccccaaagcgtccccaaagcaaTTTAAAGCGCGTTAGAACCAAAAAACCGTTTCAGCCACGTCCTCCAAAGCCTATTTTTGTCTGGCACcttgatacggtgtccggcgctccgagcccgtccccgtcccacaggggacgctccgggcacgccggacacaacgaaaagcgaggcaaatcgatgcgggcccgacgcgtcagcggctcgaaaatctaaaaccccgtcgcctacctttggtcaagcgacattaatggcgtccctgttttcccaggcgacgcagggacgcgactcgtcgtgcatggccgtgtggccgtccgtgccggcgttattgcgtgcaaccaccccgcTGCCGCCGTTGTACATTAAGACACCCTGCAGTTCGTCCCAATTTCTCACCGCTCccaaccttctcgtcgccgcctccccctcgcagatcttctcctcgccgctccaaaaatgtcgagctcgtcctcccgcaagatctccGCGGCGaaaggcttcggccgcggcagcctaactgtgccggaggcgtgggcgatgTACCACGCCCAATATCCAGTCCcgtcggacatgcggctgccaagcagcggcggctggaagatggccgtgaacggcattgtcgtcccgccgccgccaaagccgggcacggagcaatggagggacgacatcagggcccggcgggctcaactcaccgtcgCCGAGCGgcaggatccgacgtgggcggcgaacaacaacgacgactggtggaagacgtacttcaaggcgaagtacgacgtcgagatgaacAGCACCCAGGGGCTCGTCGGCGGGCCCAATAGCTGGAACAAGAACggacgcgccctgttctggggtgtTCTGGGacacaccctcgagaacgtcatccgcggtatCCGCAacagcgctccaaggttggagacgccgtcgtcaccgccaacgtctcctcgaggaggaccaccgcaatggcagccgaggaggacgacgtcctcctcacactcttcttcctcaggaccggcgcgatcgacgccgtcctcgtcgtaccgctcggcgccctacaccgtccccaaacgggaggtgaagaaggagccggcgacgcccgtgaacacgaggcgtggcggcagcggcagccggcgacaacaagggaggcgcggcggcgccctcctcatcccgaagccggaggtgaaggaggagccgaaggaagcgtcgcaggcggcgctgctggcggagtacaagcagcagcagcggctcatcgccagcagcgacgaccccgaggactgcccagtgtccgcgggcggcgttcttggtgtcgctcaacgacaaggatgcctggaggggcgacatcgagacggcgatcgccatgtccatccgcgactccggcaagccgctcgtggaccttaccgacgacggcgaggcagaaccaagaggcttggtgaaggacgagcccatcGACGAGCCCGTccccgagcgcgtcaagcaggaggtcgtcaccggcgagatgtacaacttccagcagtactacgacgcctccggccgccgcaagtacttctagattaggtttagtttaaatttagtcaaatttcgttcgaatctatgtaagtttggacgaatctaatcgaatctcgttaagtttaaaatttccgaaattttgatgggaacgcgactggggagcgacgtgcccaaacacgacacgaacgaaacacgtcccgcaaacgctcaatccggcgtgttttggggacgctttgggggacgcaggCGGAAATGCTCTCAGCTACCATTTTGCGTCCGGCCGTGTTTTTCCAAGGGATTAATCGTAATTAATTACTGGTACTAGTTGAGATGAGATACAAAATGATAGATGGAACTACTAGCCTAGATAATTACAGGAGAACAAAATCCGGAATTTTTCCCACCTCCTCCGCGCCGATGTGTTCGACCACGCAGTGCAGGGTTGCTCCTCGGCTCCTGGCAATGTGCAGATTACAATTTTAACATGTTTATTTAATTATGTGAGGATGAAAATGATATTCATTAATTTTCTTCTTAGATAAAGCAATAAAGGCCGTACATATGCATCGAAATTTCGATGCAGAAACTGGCCCGactccccttttcgaaaaaatatgaaaaaatccTTTTATAATAAATCTTTTGATTCATCTATAGATGATATTGCTGGTGATAATATTGCTTTCCTTCTTTGTACTATTTTATTCTTGAATTCTCCCAACTAAAGTTTAGATTGGAGAAGTATCCTTGACACTGGTGATTCATACTTTCGAATCTCCATGATTAAGTTGTTTGGTTATTCTTTTTCCGGCATACTAGTATTGCTACGAGGACTTGCCGATATttattgactactttaatggttgttCGAGTGCACATAGTCTTGACATTGCGGCGCAAATtaatattatgggagaaccttcgttggtatttataGATCTGTGGTTTAATATCTATATTTGGC contains:
- the LOC124663005 gene encoding geranylgeranyl pyrophosphate synthase, chloroplastic-like, which produces MFRCILNNPKKATGNSVVDVTAGRNTRPRGGFSFDFEQYMSANGKAVNEALDRALPVCQPERLNESMRYSVLAGGKRVRPILAIAACELVGGSAAAATPVACAVEMVHTMSLIHDDMPCMDDDALRRGRPANHVAFGEDTALLSGDALLALAFGHLARGCADLGVVPAERALRAVAELGNAAGAGGVAAGQVADKASEGKPVSLAMLEYIHLHKTARLIEAAAVCGAIVGGGTDGQIESVRRYARSVGLLFQVVDDVLDVTRTSEQLGKTAGKDQAADKATYPKLLGVEQAQAYMAELLAMAEAELQGFDAERAAPLHHLARFIAYRQN